One part of the Truepera radiovictrix DSM 17093 genome encodes these proteins:
- the leuS gene encoding leucine--tRNA ligase — MTTQPEVSSSAPYRSERYNPQEIEPKWQARWAELKLYETDLESDQEPFYYLTMFPYPSGDLHIGHWYAFSIPDAYARFKRMRGLNVLFPMGFDAFGLPAENAAIKAARQGGSVHPATLTYERMAHMERQFAKMGASFDWSKKVVTCDPGYYRWNQLFFLRMLERGLAYRKASFVNWDPVDQTVLANEQVVNGRGERSGALVERRLMPQWHFKITAYAEELLDFSGLDWPEKVKLMQTNWIGRSEGAEVRFKTESGDELVVFTTRPDTLWGVTFMVLAPEHPLVEKLTTPEQREAVARYVKAASHLSEIERQATDKEKTGEFTGAFAINPVNGERVPIWIADYVMMGYGTGAVMAVPAHDERDFAFARAFGLPVKPVIAASEGAEVDGEAMTEAYTGDGVMVNSGPFDGTPTGKGTPEGIHKVIAWLEAKGKGKGTVTYRLRDWLISRQRYWGTPIPVLYCDRCGLVPEREENLPVLLPEDVAFMPTGESPLKHHAGFLNATCPSCGGPAQRETDTMDTFVDSSWYWFRYLSPDLQDAPIDRQRARRWTPVDQYTGGIEHAILHLLYARFFTKVLRDLGFVDVDEPFKRLRNQGMILGEDNEKMSKSRGNVVNPDDLVAEYGADTVRAYLMFIGPWEAGGPWSSTGIEGVARFLNRVWALLTEPVEATGGDPETRKALRRAVHHAIKEVTEDLEAFGFNTAVAELMTLTNAMSRAKPALAGTDVWEEATEALLLLLAPIAPHLADELWERSGRAGSVHQQVWPTPDEGALVQDTVTIAVQVSGKRRGEVTVPKGADDAAVLAAAKAEPNVARHLENAQVVREIVVPGRLVNIVVRK, encoded by the coding sequence ATGACGACCCAACCCGAGGTGAGCTCGAGCGCCCCTTACCGCTCCGAGCGCTATAACCCGCAGGAGATCGAGCCGAAGTGGCAGGCGCGGTGGGCCGAGCTGAAGCTCTATGAGACCGACCTTGAGAGCGACCAAGAGCCCTTTTACTACCTGACGATGTTCCCCTATCCGTCGGGCGACCTGCACATCGGCCACTGGTACGCTTTCTCCATCCCCGACGCCTACGCCCGCTTTAAACGCATGCGCGGCCTTAACGTCCTCTTCCCCATGGGATTTGACGCTTTCGGGTTGCCCGCCGAAAACGCCGCCATCAAGGCCGCCCGTCAGGGGGGGAGCGTTCACCCCGCCACGCTCACCTACGAACGCATGGCCCACATGGAGCGGCAGTTCGCAAAGATGGGCGCCTCGTTCGACTGGTCCAAAAAGGTCGTCACCTGCGACCCCGGTTACTACCGCTGGAACCAGCTCTTTTTCCTCAGGATGCTGGAGCGCGGCCTCGCCTACCGCAAGGCGTCCTTTGTCAACTGGGACCCCGTCGACCAGACGGTGCTGGCCAACGAGCAGGTGGTGAACGGACGCGGGGAGCGCTCCGGCGCGCTCGTCGAACGCCGCTTGATGCCGCAGTGGCACTTTAAGATCACCGCCTACGCCGAGGAGCTCTTAGACTTCTCCGGGCTCGACTGGCCGGAGAAGGTCAAACTCATGCAGACCAACTGGATCGGCCGCTCCGAGGGCGCCGAGGTGCGCTTTAAGACCGAAAGCGGCGACGAGCTCGTCGTCTTTACCACCCGCCCCGACACCCTCTGGGGGGTGACCTTTATGGTGCTCGCCCCCGAGCACCCGTTGGTCGAGAAGCTGACCACGCCGGAGCAGCGCGAGGCGGTCGCGCGTTACGTGAAAGCCGCCTCGCACCTCAGCGAGATCGAGCGCCAGGCGACCGACAAGGAGAAGACGGGCGAGTTTACGGGCGCCTTCGCCATCAACCCCGTCAACGGCGAACGCGTCCCCATCTGGATCGCCGACTACGTGATGATGGGTTACGGTACCGGCGCCGTGATGGCGGTGCCCGCTCACGACGAGCGCGACTTCGCCTTCGCTCGAGCCTTCGGGCTGCCCGTCAAACCGGTGATCGCCGCCTCAGAGGGCGCCGAGGTAGACGGTGAAGCGATGACCGAAGCCTATACGGGCGACGGCGTGATGGTCAACTCCGGCCCCTTCGACGGGACCCCGACCGGCAAGGGCACGCCGGAGGGGATCCACAAGGTGATCGCCTGGTTGGAAGCGAAAGGCAAGGGCAAGGGCACTGTCACCTACCGCCTGCGCGACTGGCTCATCTCGCGCCAGCGCTACTGGGGCACCCCCATCCCGGTGCTCTACTGCGACCGGTGCGGCTTGGTCCCCGAGCGCGAGGAGAACCTGCCCGTCTTGCTCCCCGAAGACGTCGCCTTTATGCCCACGGGCGAGTCGCCTTTAAAGCACCACGCGGGCTTTTTGAACGCGACCTGCCCGTCGTGCGGCGGCCCCGCGCAGCGCGAAACCGACACCATGGACACCTTTGTCGACTCGTCGTGGTACTGGTTCCGCTACCTCTCCCCCGACCTGCAAGACGCCCCCATCGACCGGCAGCGGGCGCGGCGCTGGACCCCCGTCGACCAGTACACCGGCGGTATCGAGCACGCGATCTTGCACCTCCTTTACGCCCGCTTTTTCACCAAGGTGCTCCGCGACCTGGGTTTCGTCGACGTCGACGAACCCTTTAAACGGCTGCGCAACCAGGGGATGATCCTGGGCGAGGACAACGAAAAGATGTCCAAGTCGCGCGGCAACGTGGTCAACCCCGACGACCTCGTCGCCGAGTACGGCGCCGACACGGTGCGCGCCTACCTGATGTTTATCGGGCCGTGGGAGGCGGGCGGCCCCTGGAGCAGCACCGGTATCGAGGGCGTCGCGCGCTTTTTAAACCGCGTCTGGGCGCTGCTCACCGAGCCGGTCGAAGCTACCGGGGGCGACCCGGAGACCCGTAAAGCGCTGCGCCGCGCCGTGCACCACGCCATCAAGGAAGTCACCGAGGACTTAGAGGCCTTCGGCTTCAACACCGCCGTCGCCGAGCTGATGACGTTGACCAACGCCATGAGTCGGGCCAAACCCGCCCTCGCTGGAACGGACGTCTGGGAGGAGGCGACCGAAGCCCTGTTGCTGCTCCTCGCCCCCATCGCCCCGCACCTCGCCGACGAGCTGTGGGAGCGCTCCGGCCGCGCGGGTTCGGTGCACCAGCAAGTCTGGCCGACCCCCGACGAGGGCGCCCTGGTGCAGGACACGGTGACGATCGCGGTGCAGGTGAGCGGCAAGCGGCGCGGCGAGGTCACGGTGCCCAAAGGCGCCGACGACGCGGCCGTGCTGGCCGCCGCCAAAGCGGAGCCCAACGTGGCGCGGCACCTCGAGAACGCGCAGGTGGTGCGGGAGATCGTGGTGCCGGGGCGGCTCGTCAACATCGTCGTGCGCAAGTAG
- a CDS encoding GlsB/YeaQ/YmgE family stress response membrane protein — MSLISWIILGALAGWIASLIAGTNRQQGCLLDIIVGIAGAFIGGFIFDFLDAGPTVTGFNLPSLFVAVIGAVVLLFIVKAIQGRR; from the coding sequence ATGAGTCTCATTTCGTGGATTATTCTGGGTGCCCTCGCCGGCTGGATCGCCAGCTTGATCGCCGGAACGAACCGCCAACAGGGCTGTTTGCTCGACATTATCGTCGGCATCGCCGGGGCGTTTATCGGCGGCTTTATCTTCGACTTCCTCGACGCCGGACCGACCGTGACGGGGTTTAACCTGCCGAGTCTGTTCGTCGCGGTGATCGGGGCGGTCGTGCTGCTCTTTATCGTCAAAGCCATTCAAGGGCGACGTTAG
- a CDS encoding NAD(P)H-quinone oxidoreductase — MNAITVHRDKLVWEDVPDPRPAAGEVLVRVRAAGVNRADLAQRAGHYPPPPGASEILGLEVAGEIAELGPGVSGWRVGDRVCALLAGGGYAELVNVPAALLMPVPEGWRFEEAAALPEVFFTAFLNLFLEWNLKEGEAVLIHGGASGVGTAAIQLAVAAGCTVFATAGTPEKVAACEALGATAFNYREEDFAEALTPHVAGVDVVLDMVGKDYLARNLRVLKTGGRLIVIATLSGNRAEIDLRLLMQKRLTLRGSTLRSRPLGEKVALKEAFMARFWERIEARRLRPLIDSTFDIREVESAHERMRGNQNIGKLVLRVP; from the coding sequence ATGAACGCCATCACCGTACACCGAGACAAGCTCGTTTGGGAAGACGTCCCCGACCCCCGACCCGCCGCCGGCGAGGTGCTCGTGCGGGTGCGCGCGGCGGGCGTCAACCGCGCCGACCTCGCGCAGCGCGCGGGCCACTACCCCCCGCCGCCGGGGGCGTCCGAGATCCTGGGGCTCGAGGTCGCCGGGGAAATCGCCGAACTCGGTCCTGGCGTGAGCGGTTGGCGGGTCGGCGACCGCGTCTGCGCGCTTCTCGCCGGGGGCGGTTACGCGGAGCTCGTCAACGTCCCCGCGGCGCTCCTCATGCCGGTTCCGGAGGGGTGGCGCTTCGAGGAGGCCGCCGCTCTGCCCGAGGTCTTTTTCACGGCTTTTCTCAACCTGTTTCTCGAGTGGAACCTCAAAGAGGGGGAGGCCGTGCTCATCCACGGCGGCGCGAGCGGCGTGGGCACGGCGGCCATCCAGCTCGCCGTAGCGGCGGGCTGCACGGTGTTCGCCACCGCCGGCACCCCCGAAAAGGTCGCCGCGTGCGAGGCGCTCGGCGCCACGGCCTTTAACTACCGCGAGGAGGACTTCGCGGAGGCGCTGACGCCGCACGTCGCGGGCGTCGACGTGGTGCTCGACATGGTCGGCAAAGACTACCTGGCGCGCAACCTCAGGGTCCTCAAAACGGGTGGGCGCCTCATCGTGATCGCTACCTTGAGCGGCAACCGCGCCGAGATCGACCTGCGGCTGCTCATGCAAAAGCGCCTGACGCTTAGGGGCTCGACCCTGCGAAGCCGCCCGCTAGGCGAAAAGGTCGCCCTCAAAGAGGCGTTTATGGCGCGCTTTTGGGAGCGCATTGAGGCGCGGCGGCTACGGCCCCTTATCGACAGCACCTTCGACATCCGCGAGGTGGAAAGCGCGCACGAGCGGATGCGGGGAAATCAGAACATCGGCAAACTCGTGCTGCGCGTCCCTTAA
- a CDS encoding DUF2726 domain-containing protein has protein sequence MTSPLSLPLDLPLPALLLALALLIVLLIVTLLSAKRARREPATYPYVARAALFTPAERAFLRQLEAALQGQPYRVFGKVRLSDLVSVKGGLAPSERQRARNRIAAKHVDFALCDPHSARILCAIELDDKTHARPERRARDAFVERALAAAGVPLLRFPVQPSPCASALREAVAALPHETAPRRQGR, from the coding sequence ATGACGTCGCCTCTCTCGTTGCCCCTAGACCTCCCCCTTCCCGCCCTTCTGCTCGCCCTCGCGCTCCTCATCGTGCTTCTCATCGTCACGTTGCTAAGCGCCAAGCGGGCGCGCCGCGAGCCCGCCACCTACCCCTACGTGGCGCGCGCGGCCCTCTTTACGCCCGCCGAAAGGGCGTTTTTGCGGCAGCTCGAGGCCGCGTTGCAGGGCCAGCCCTACCGCGTGTTCGGCAAGGTCCGTCTGAGCGACCTCGTGAGCGTAAAGGGGGGGCTTGCCCCGAGTGAGCGGCAGAGGGCACGCAACCGCATCGCCGCGAAACACGTCGACTTCGCCCTCTGCGACCCCCACAGCGCGCGCATCCTCTGCGCGATCGAACTCGACGACAAGACGCACGCGCGGCCTGAGCGCAGGGCCAGGGACGCCTTCGTGGAGCGCGCTTTGGCGGCTGCGGGGGTGCCGCTGCTGCGCTTTCCGGTGCAGCCGAGCCCCTGCGCGTCGGCGCTGCGCGAAGCCGTCGCCGCGCTGCCCCATGAAACTGCACCGCGCCGTCAAGGGCGGTAG
- the lpdA gene encoding dihydrolipoyl dehydrogenase: MDYEVLVIGSGPGGYHAAIRAAQLGKKTACVEQEYVGGVCLNVGCIPTKALLHVAEDLREAKHAKSYGIDFGEPKVDLKKLEAWKSGVVQKLTGGVRSLLKGNKVDLIEGRATLKDPHTVQVGDRSVTAEKIIVATGSEPIEIPGFETDGERIVNSTGALLVSEVPKRFLAIGGSAIGLEFSDIYHALGSDVTVVELMDEIVPTADRDAAKELRKSFEKRGIKILTSTKALNQKKTADGIEVTLERGGERETLVVDKILVAVGRKPRGTGLGLEEVGVTVERGFVPTNAHMQTNVPHIYAIGDVTKPPLLAHKAMKEGIVAAEHAAGKPAAYDTIVPAVVYTSPELASVGMTEQEAKDAGHKVRVGVFPLAASGRAMTLGVSEGLVKVIGDEETDLLLGFHMVGPAAGDMVAEAALAIEMGATLEDISLTQHAHPTIAESFMEAAEAAHGMAIHVANKRRR; encoded by the coding sequence ATGGACTACGAAGTTCTGGTGATCGGTTCGGGGCCGGGTGGTTACCACGCGGCGATTCGGGCCGCGCAGCTCGGCAAAAAAACGGCGTGCGTCGAACAGGAGTATGTGGGGGGCGTCTGCTTGAACGTCGGCTGCATCCCCACCAAGGCGCTACTCCACGTCGCCGAGGACCTGCGCGAGGCGAAGCACGCCAAAAGCTACGGCATCGACTTCGGCGAACCCAAGGTGGACCTTAAAAAGCTCGAGGCGTGGAAGTCGGGCGTGGTGCAGAAGCTGACCGGCGGGGTGCGCAGCCTTTTAAAGGGCAACAAGGTCGACCTCATCGAGGGGCGCGCGACCTTGAAAGACCCGCACACCGTGCAGGTCGGCGACCGGAGCGTGACGGCGGAGAAGATCATCGTGGCGACCGGTTCGGAGCCCATCGAGATCCCGGGTTTCGAGACGGACGGCGAGCGCATCGTCAACTCGACGGGGGCGCTTTTGGTGTCGGAGGTGCCGAAGCGCTTTTTGGCCATCGGCGGCTCCGCTATCGGCCTTGAATTTTCCGACATCTACCACGCGCTCGGCAGCGACGTGACGGTCGTTGAACTCATGGACGAGATCGTCCCGACTGCCGACCGCGACGCCGCCAAAGAGCTGCGCAAGTCCTTTGAAAAGCGCGGCATCAAGATCTTGACGAGCACAAAGGCCCTCAACCAGAAAAAGACCGCTGACGGCATCGAGGTCACCCTCGAGCGGGGCGGGGAGAGAGAGACGCTCGTCGTCGACAAGATCCTGGTCGCCGTCGGGCGCAAACCGCGTGGGACGGGGTTGGGGCTCGAGGAGGTCGGCGTGACGGTCGAGCGCGGTTTCGTGCCGACAAACGCGCACATGCAGACCAACGTGCCGCACATCTACGCCATCGGCGACGTGACCAAACCGCCCCTGCTGGCCCACAAGGCGATGAAAGAGGGGATCGTCGCCGCCGAGCACGCCGCCGGCAAGCCGGCCGCTTATGACACCATCGTGCCGGCGGTGGTCTACACGAGCCCGGAGCTCGCGTCGGTCGGGATGACCGAGCAGGAGGCGAAGGACGCGGGGCACAAGGTGCGCGTGGGCGTCTTTCCGCTGGCGGCCTCCGGTCGGGCGATGACGTTAGGCGTCTCCGAGGGGCTCGTCAAGGTCATCGGCGACGAGGAGACCGATCTGCTCCTCGGCTTTCACATGGTCGGACCCGCCGCGGGCGACATGGTCGCCGAAGCGGCGCTGGCGATCGAGATGGGGGCTACCTTGGAGGACATCTCGCTCACCCAGCACGCGCACCCCACGATCGCCGAGAGCTTTATGGAGGCCGCCGAAGCGGCGCACGGCATGGCGATCCACGTGGCCAACAAGCGGCGGCGGTAG
- a CDS encoding DUF1990 family protein codes for MSLLLHVGPPTEADVRRCLEAQRAQPLSYGAVGMSARREVPRGFSRRETHAHLGDGEAVFHRAVRALRSWAVYPRWMTLYPVAPPVARGTVVAIGTGWGLYTVNLVRVTDVQEGARRFACVLGTLPQHVLTGEERFSVTWDAANRVVYSIEAVSRVRHPLVRLGAPAVQLVQARFARDSVRSVRAAL; via the coding sequence GTGTCGCTCTTGTTGCACGTCGGGCCGCCCACGGAGGCCGACGTTCGGCGGTGCCTGGAGGCGCAGCGCGCGCAACCGCTCTCGTATGGCGCAGTCGGGATGAGCGCGCGCCGAGAGGTGCCTAGAGGCTTCTCGAGGCGGGAAACGCACGCTCACCTCGGCGACGGCGAGGCGGTGTTTCACCGCGCCGTACGGGCGCTCCGGAGCTGGGCCGTCTACCCGCGCTGGATGACCCTCTACCCGGTAGCGCCCCCCGTGGCGCGCGGCACGGTCGTCGCCATCGGCACGGGGTGGGGGCTCTATACGGTGAACCTAGTACGGGTCACCGACGTCCAGGAGGGGGCGCGGCGCTTCGCGTGCGTTTTGGGGACGCTGCCGCAGCACGTCCTCACGGGCGAGGAGCGCTTCAGCGTGACGTGGGACGCAGCAAACCGCGTGGTCTACAGCATCGAGGCGGTCTCTCGCGTGCGCCATCCGCTCGTCCGCTTGGGCGCGCCCGCCGTGCAGCTCGTGCAGGCGCGCTTCGCCAGGGATTCGGTGCGGTCGGTCAGGGCTGCGCTCTAA
- a CDS encoding metallophosphoesterase — MSEAHPLPTHVIGDLHGHLAVFEGLLGRAGLCRDGRWSGGAARLLLLGDFFNRGPQGLGCLELAMRLQEEAERASGGVEALIGNHDLLLLAAYRFGEGSGSSGTFVTRWRDNGGVAADLERFGDAHATWLSARPALLRAGGTLYLHADATFYDAMGASIEAVNRAFWTLLAGRDAAAWERLLDAFAEHKAFWGAGERRARGTLERFGARRLVHAHTPISKLTGQPSATVTAPLVYHGGLCTDVDHELYRGGPGFIYRP, encoded by the coding sequence GTGAGCGAAGCGCACCCCTTACCGACGCACGTGATCGGTGATCTGCACGGCCACTTGGCGGTCTTCGAGGGGCTGCTTGGGCGCGCCGGGTTGTGTCGTGACGGGCGCTGGTCCGGCGGCGCGGCGCGGCTACTGCTGCTGGGCGACTTTTTCAACCGCGGCCCCCAGGGGTTAGGGTGCTTAGAGCTCGCGATGCGGCTGCAGGAGGAGGCTGAGCGCGCGAGCGGCGGGGTGGAGGCGCTCATCGGCAACCACGACCTGCTCCTTTTGGCCGCCTACCGTTTCGGAGAGGGTTCCGGCTCGAGCGGAACGTTCGTCACCAGGTGGCGCGACAACGGGGGTGTGGCGGCCGACCTCGAGCGCTTCGGCGACGCCCACGCCACCTGGCTCAGCGCGCGCCCCGCGCTCTTGCGCGCGGGCGGCACGCTCTACCTGCACGCCGACGCGACGTTCTATGACGCCATGGGCGCGAGCATCGAGGCGGTCAACCGCGCCTTTTGGACCCTTCTAGCGGGGCGCGACGCGGCCGCTTGGGAGCGGCTGCTGGACGCTTTTGCCGAACACAAGGCGTTTTGGGGGGCGGGCGAGCGACGCGCGCGGGGGACGCTCGAGCGCTTCGGCGCGCGGCGGCTGGTGCACGCGCACACCCCCATCTCGAAGCTGACGGGACAGCCCTCCGCCACCGTCACGGCGCCCCTGGTCTACCACGGCGGCCTCTGCACCGACGTCGACCACGAGCTCTACCGCGGCGGCCCCGGTTTCATCTACCGCCCTTGA
- a CDS encoding DUF5655 domain-containing protein has protein sequence MPLFSRSDDKLFAVAQTNFATEKELQKLVENNLAAIFNCRLVASEFSTGQQHAGRIDTLGLSEDNNPVIIEYKKVESSALITQSLFYLSWIQDHRGDFEIAAQKALGNDTKVDWSDIRVICLAPNYNRYDLHAAQVIGGSIELWTYRLFDNQTIYFEEILQKAYAPPAVTETASRHSVATTVGKKTMLTRPSASYTFEEHLSGKSQEIRDLAYAVQDFVMGLDAAIEEAPKKLYVAYRISQNIVCMEVRKKHLALYLKLDPREVSGPPGISRDVSRIGHFGTGDLEIIVKSPADLEASKPFLELAYRRVGG, from the coding sequence GTGCCGCTATTTTCACGCTCAGATGACAAACTCTTCGCCGTAGCGCAGACCAACTTCGCTACTGAGAAAGAGCTACAGAAACTCGTCGAGAACAATTTAGCAGCCATTTTCAACTGTCGTTTGGTTGCCTCTGAGTTCTCTACGGGTCAACAACACGCGGGGCGCATCGACACCCTTGGGCTCTCCGAAGACAACAACCCTGTCATTATCGAGTACAAAAAAGTCGAGTCTTCTGCACTTATCACACAGAGCTTGTTTTATCTCTCATGGATTCAAGACCACAGGGGCGACTTTGAGATTGCAGCGCAAAAAGCCCTAGGTAATGACACCAAGGTAGATTGGTCGGACATACGCGTCATCTGCCTCGCACCGAACTACAACAGATACGATCTACACGCTGCTCAAGTCATCGGCGGAAGCATAGAACTGTGGACCTATCGACTCTTCGATAATCAAACGATCTACTTTGAAGAAATTTTACAAAAAGCTTACGCGCCCCCAGCCGTAACCGAAACCGCTTCCAGACATTCGGTTGCGACGACCGTCGGCAAAAAAACCATGCTGACGAGACCGTCTGCAAGCTACACCTTTGAAGAGCACTTGAGCGGTAAGTCTCAGGAAATTCGAGACCTGGCTTATGCGGTTCAAGACTTCGTCATGGGCCTTGACGCTGCCATAGAGGAGGCGCCCAAAAAACTCTACGTGGCGTATCGTATCTCGCAAAACATCGTCTGCATGGAGGTTCGAAAAAAGCATCTTGCCCTCTACCTCAAATTGGATCCCCGCGAGGTCTCTGGTCCGCCAGGAATCTCTAGAGACGTGAGTAGAATCGGCCACTTCGGCACGGGCGACTTGGAGATCATTGTCAAGTCACCCGCTGACCTCGAGGCAAGCAAACCCTTTCTTGAACTTGCCTACCGCAGAGTTGGAGGATAG
- a CDS encoding monothiol bacilliredoxin BrxC family protein: protein MLRDRLYNLETPEDVQRFLQENPNSIIFKAGTCHKTMQGFGFLQEQLETRDDLPVGLIRVVQARPASNFVAEQTGITHQSPQVILYREGEAVFDVDNWDITPETLQQGLAKVPYTGAAARGADAARSDLSVYLHLLEQYLSGMIDDRQFEFAYTTTFRDDASLRSREEVEVLGSIFGDVDRHLEMHLMMGGRSNSDEVRKRAEAAYERLRALAQ from the coding sequence ATGCTTAGAGATCGGCTCTACAACCTCGAGACCCCGGAGGACGTGCAGCGGTTTCTCCAGGAAAACCCCAACAGCATCATTTTCAAAGCGGGCACCTGTCACAAAACGATGCAGGGCTTTGGCTTTTTGCAAGAGCAGCTTGAAACCAGAGACGACCTCCCCGTCGGGCTCATCCGCGTGGTGCAGGCGCGCCCCGCGAGCAACTTCGTCGCCGAGCAGACGGGCATCACCCACCAGTCGCCGCAGGTGATCCTCTACCGGGAGGGGGAAGCGGTCTTTGACGTCGACAACTGGGACATCACGCCCGAAACGCTGCAACAGGGGCTCGCGAAAGTGCCCTACACCGGTGCGGCGGCAAGGGGGGCGGACGCTGCGCGCAGCGACCTCTCGGTCTACTTGCACCTGCTCGAGCAGTACCTCTCGGGGATGATCGACGACCGTCAGTTCGAGTTCGCCTACACCACGACCTTCCGCGACGACGCCTCCTTGCGGAGCCGCGAAGAGGTCGAAGTCTTGGGGAGCATCTTCGGCGACGTCGACCGCCACCTCGAGATGCACCTGATGATGGGGGGGCGCTCGAACAGCGACGAGGTCCGCAAGCGCGCGGAGGCCGCCTACGAGCGGCTGCGGGCCCTCGCGCAGTAG
- a CDS encoding DEAD/DEAH box helicase, which yields MFHDLPLRASLSRALEAKGFSTPTTIQAATLPHALAGGDVLGLARTGTGKTLAFGLPIANRLEPESARGRAPRALILTPTRELALQVAGELEWLAPEHNVVTVYGGTGYGKQASDLKRGADIVVATPGRAVDYYKQGVLQLSRVEVAVLDEADEMLNAGFEEDVELLLAATPQERQTLLFSATLPRWAESLAARHLRDPLRANVTSDESVSYDEVAIEAPLASRLGVLSDVLHVHGTGASIVFTRTKAEVDELAKALTSLGHLAEAVHGDLNQVQRERVLERFRASQVTVLVATDVAARGLDIPEVDLVVHYRFPEQPERYQHRSGRTGRAGRAGTVVLLYSPRERRELALLERAIARRIERAGAPRPQDVQRAKLAGLQRNLAAQRDDDRSAWRAVAQAWIDAKDVDALAGLLALTLGGAPAPRSLLTGEEGWTTLKLTGRPLSVPQTVRMLKQAGAGDIGRVQSARDGAYADLRPEEAERLGGEVEGLQIEEATYVEAPPADTRPRRPTRRPEGPRTRAPRYRA from the coding sequence ATGTTTCATGACCTCCCCTTGCGGGCGTCCCTATCGCGGGCGCTCGAGGCGAAGGGCTTTTCTACCCCTACGACCATCCAAGCCGCTACCTTGCCCCACGCGCTCGCCGGCGGCGACGTGCTTGGTTTGGCACGCACCGGCACCGGCAAGACGCTCGCTTTTGGCCTGCCGATCGCCAACCGTCTAGAGCCCGAGAGTGCGCGCGGGCGCGCGCCGCGGGCGCTGATCCTGACGCCCACGCGCGAACTCGCCCTGCAGGTCGCGGGGGAGCTCGAGTGGCTCGCCCCCGAGCACAACGTCGTCACGGTCTACGGCGGCACTGGTTACGGCAAACAGGCGAGCGACCTCAAACGCGGCGCCGACATCGTCGTCGCCACCCCCGGCCGCGCCGTGGACTACTACAAACAGGGCGTCTTGCAGCTTTCGCGCGTCGAGGTCGCCGTCTTGGACGAAGCCGACGAGATGCTCAACGCGGGCTTTGAAGAGGACGTTGAGCTGCTCCTGGCCGCGACCCCACAGGAGCGCCAGACGCTGCTTTTTTCCGCCACCTTGCCCCGCTGGGCCGAAAGCCTCGCCGCGCGGCACCTGCGCGACCCGCTGCGCGCGAACGTCACGAGCGACGAGAGCGTCTCGTACGACGAGGTGGCGATCGAAGCGCCCCTGGCATCTCGCTTGGGCGTGCTGAGCGACGTGCTGCACGTTCACGGTACGGGGGCGTCCATCGTCTTTACCCGTACCAAAGCCGAGGTCGACGAGCTCGCCAAGGCGCTCACCAGCCTCGGCCACCTCGCCGAAGCGGTCCACGGCGACCTCAACCAGGTGCAGCGCGAACGGGTTTTGGAGCGCTTCCGCGCCTCACAGGTGACCGTTTTGGTGGCGACCGACGTCGCCGCACGTGGCCTCGATATCCCCGAAGTCGACCTCGTCGTTCACTACCGCTTCCCCGAGCAGCCCGAGCGCTACCAACACCGGAGCGGTCGGACCGGTCGCGCGGGGCGCGCGGGCACCGTCGTGCTGCTCTATAGCCCCCGCGAACGGCGCGAGCTGGCCCTTTTGGAGCGGGCTATCGCGCGGCGCATCGAGCGTGCCGGCGCCCCCCGCCCCCAAGACGTGCAGCGCGCGAAGCTCGCCGGTCTGCAGCGCAACCTCGCCGCTCAGCGCGACGACGACCGCTCGGCGTGGCGCGCGGTCGCGCAAGCGTGGATCGACGCGAAAGACGTCGACGCTCTGGCGGGCTTGCTCGCGCTCACCCTGGGCGGCGCTCCCGCACCGCGCAGCTTGCTCACGGGTGAGGAGGGCTGGACGACGCTGAAGCTCACCGGCCGCCCCTTGAGCGTGCCGCAGACCGTGCGCATGCTCAAGCAAGCCGGCGCCGGCGACATCGGTCGCGTTCAGAGCGCTAGGGACGGCGCCTACGCCGACTTGCGGCCGGAGGAAGCCGAGCGGCTGGGGGGCGAGGTTGAAGGTCTTCAGATCGAGGAGGCCACCTATGTCGAAGCGCCCCCCGCCGACACCCGCCCTCGCCGCCCCACCCGTCGCCCCGAGGGGCCGCGCACGCGCGCGCCGCGCTACCGGGCGTAA